A window of the Candidatus Poribacteria bacterium genome harbors these coding sequences:
- a CDS encoding HNH endonuclease signature motif containing protein: MPSESIPTALRRRVRERANGLCEYCRSSDNISNASFHCDHILPRNAGGKTELANLAWACPWCNTHKHTKTHARDPQTGRQVPLFNPRLKKWERHFLWSESLLYIFGRTQIGRATVDALNMNRPEHVNRRRLLQFTREHPPT; encoded by the coding sequence ATGCCTTCTGAGTCCATTCCTACTGCTTTACGCCGTCGTGTCCGAGAGCGGGCAAACGGGCTTTGCGAGTATTGCCGATCCTCTGATAACATCAGCAACGCTTCCTTTCACTGTGATCACATCCTCCCACGAAATGCTGGTGGAAAAACCGAATTAGCCAATTTGGCATGGGCATGTCCATGGTGCAACACGCATAAACACACTAAAACACACGCCCGCGATCCACAGACAGGCCGACAGGTACCGCTCTTTAACCCACGACTCAAAAAATGGGAACGGCATTTTCTGTGGAGCGAGAGCCTTCTTTATATTTTTGGACGCACGCAGATAGGTAGAGCTACGGTTGATGCTTTGAATATGAACCGTCCTGAACATGTTAATCGGAGGAGACTGTTGCAATTTACAAGAGAACACCCACCTACATAA
- a CDS encoding DUF3179 domain-containing protein, protein MKNYTFILILLLATPACATAADYTDDAIRTLLPFDAIPAITEPQFVSASEAKLDADAPVIGVTFNDESHAYSLYLLNGHEIVNDIVGGQKIATTWUPLCKTAIVYSRELDGKTYTFGVSGKLWRDALLMYDHQTRSLWSHITGEAIQGPLKGKRLKSLASMPQIAWKTWQFNYPETRVLSVPTRIGMQESRSRDVYADYHTSQRAGVSGMKYTDNRLPNKSLVIGVQVPGKDGTTQFRAYPLTHFAETAVINDTLGEVPLLIFHDKASFATAVFVRKVGEDVRTFNLQDQHFVEDNTGTRWNLITGETASGKEKGTRLERLPAVNIYWFAWARYYPETTIYSQ, encoded by the coding sequence ATGAAAAACTACACATTCATCCTTATACTCCTACTTGCCACCCCCGCCTGTGCAACCGCCGCAGACTATACTGACGACGCAATCCGAACCTTACTACCGTTCGACGCTATCCCTGCCATTACCGAACCACAATTTGTGTCAGCAAGTGAAGCAAAATTAGACGCGGATGCCCCCGTCATCGGCGTAACCTTCAACGATGAAAGCCACGCCTATTCGCTCTATCTGCTAAATGGACACGAGATCGTCAACGACATTGTCGGTGGACAGAAAATTGCAACGACGTGGTGACCACTCTGCAAAACGGCTATCGTGTATAGTCGAGAACTTGACGGTAAGACTTATACTTTCGGGGTGAGTGGCAAGTTGTGGCGAGACGCATTGTTGATGTATGACCATCAGACGCGTTCCCTCTGGTCGCATATTACTGGAGAGGCGATACAGGGACCGCTCAAAGGCAAGCGGCTGAAGTCCCTCGCCTCCATGCCACAGATTGCGTGGAAAACATGGCAATTCAACTATCCAGAGACGCGGGTATTATCTGTGCCCACCAGAATTGGCATGCAAGAGAGTAGAAGCCGGGATGTCTATGCGGACTACCACACCAGTCAGCGTGCCGGTGTAAGTGGGATGAAATACACTGACAACAGACTGCCGAATAAATCCCTCGTGATCGGCGTTCAGGTGCCAGGGAAGGACGGCACCACACAGTTCCGTGCCTATCCGTTGACCCATTTCGCCGAAACCGCTGTCATCAACGATACCCTTGGCGAGGTGCCGCTGTTGATTTTCCATGACAAAGCGTCGTTCGCAACGGCAGTTTTTGTCCGGAAAGTTGGGGAGGACGTACGAACCTTCAATCTTCAAGACCAGCACTTCGTAGAGGACAATACGGGAACACGCTGGAATCTCATTACAGGAGAGACGGCATCCGGTAAAGAGAAAGGCACGCGTTTGGAACGGCTGCCTGCTGTCAATATCTATTGGTTCGCGTGGGCGCGCTACTACCCTGAAACGACAATTTACAGTCAATAA